The Cucumis melo cultivar AY chromosome 6, USDA_Cmelo_AY_1.0, whole genome shotgun sequence genome includes a region encoding these proteins:
- the LOC103491150 gene encoding uncharacterized protein LOC103491150 isoform X1 — protein sequence MSNPLSPPSDKRPIEIHDDNQPAEPQSRKKPRNGCDLGPNLRRVAEIVLVMSTMTALRGGKKPSDAEVGLMAEARAKLVRICEGLAPKDIVGREGISSLIEDLGLHGSDQKLGFRGPRLTIAEKLAQSKKKMEDSKKYVAPPSYGSHTTQKSSSSSVESRGPLPTVRMFPSEKSGPVPASVGGTAGTLPSGHSSVTGPTSIQVQAQIPSNEVRSHIISSGYSIGHQGMGSSSLLHGTEKPLNGAYGSQMQVNSLANHPLASAPTWSAQTQSALAAKGGPEHKFPNHSAVNAQGTTDSRALRSSSQAARDQSFRPPISQTGTGNTTGLHTPLQNMNFVQGPSLSNNHNEIVKIIQKLLQPQLPDHPTWNPPSRDYMNKAVTCQTCQVTINEIDTVLICDACEKGYHLKCVQSPNQRAIPRGEWHCPRCLTISNGKPLPPKYGRVMRSNPPPKLSVNTSGTQPLEKKSGAIEQKVSAGQLKLVSNGGSDLPTPQPADYGSNANESPGLKLPNVEEIHGNNFLPIRKDIDEKPIPTSPTSLNTPAKSLGLVCEPSSGELSSETFAQPIKSSQASIGDDKSSTKAEPPEESQTMADNSSIPKPPDIPRIVYQKMVSEGPEIPSSTASAHDTSNVKKDGHEVLQENNVENFEASIINREQPGASSNDLHNVEWIGDQYQILDRRAYYKSCRVDGATYKVEEFALFQSSNGKLMPYRLHSFSHEYESGLKWAILKKCYFYEDLPKEVAHLCPCSPEEHEVYTSDGYICLDLGLIRGPCEVLSVAKYKEELERRKQLGPGEDNGIKPIFLCKWFYTEASKEFVPFTGAICENFSVTQSQPLQEQIQSQPLKEQIQSQPLKEQIQSQPLQEQIHSQPLQEQIQTQTLQEQIQTQTLQEQIESQPLQEQIESQHLQEQIQSQPLQEQVDG from the exons ATGTCCAACCCGCTCTCCCCCCCCTCCGACAAGAGACCCATTGAGATTCATGACGACAATCAACCTGCGGAGCCTCAATCGAGGAAGAAACCTCGGAATGGTTGCGACTTGGGTCCGAATCTTAGAAGGGTAGCTGAGATTGTGTTGGTTATGTCGACCATGACGGCTTTGCGTGGTGGGAAGAAACCCAGTGATGCTGAGGTTGGATTAATGGCTGAAGCTAGGGCTAAGTTGGTTAGGATTTGTGAAGGATTGGCTCCGAAGGATATTGTGGGAAGGGAGGGTATTAGTTCTTTGATTGAAGATTTGGGGCTCCATGGTAGTGATCAGAAGTTAGGGTTTCGAGGTCCTAGGTTGACGATAGCAGAGAAGTTGGCACAGTCGAAGAAGAAG ATGGAAGATTCCAAGAAATATGTCGCACCTCCGAGTTATGGATCCCATACAACCCAAAAAAGTTCCAGTTCATCAGTTGAGAGCCGTGGGCCATTGCCTACAGTAAGGATGTTTCCCTCAGAAAAATCAGGTCCCGTTCCAGCTTCTGTGGGAGGTACTGCAGGTACTCTGCCTTCAGGTCATAGTTCTGTCACTGGTCCTACATCTATACAGGTTCAGGCGCAAATACCGAGCAATGAAGTTAGATCACATATTATTTCAAGTGGATATTCTATTGGTCATCAAGGAATGGGTTCTTCTTCACTCTTGCATGGCACTGAAAAACCATTAAATGGGGCATATGGATCTCAAATGCAAG TTAACTCTTTGGCAAATCATCCTCTGGCGAGTGCTCCAACATGGTCTGCTCAAACTCAATCCGCTTTGGCAGCTAAAGGTGGGCCAGAGCACAAGTTTCCCAATCATTCTGCTGTTAATGCTCAGGGAACCACAGACTCAAGAGCATTAAGATCGTCTTCTCAAGCTGCAAGGGACCAGAGCTTTAGACCTCCTATTTCTCAAACTGGGACAGGAAATACTACTGGTTTGCATACGCCTTTACAGAACATGAATTTTGTGCAAGGACCTTCACTTTCTAATAACCACAATGAAATTGTCAAAATTATTCAGAAGCTCTTACAGCCACAACTGCCCGATCATCCTACTTGGAATCCTCCTTCAAGAGATTACATGAACAAGGCTGTGACTTGCCAAACTTGTCAAGTTACCATTAATGAGATTGATACTGTACTTATATGTGATGCTTGTGAGAAAGGATATCACTTGAAATGTGTACAGTCACCTAATCAGAGAGCAATTCCTAGAGGCGAATGGCACTGCCCAAGATGTTTAACTATAAGCAATGGGAAGCCTTTACCTCCTAAATATGGGCGTGTCATGAGGAGTAATCCGCCGCCAAAATTATCGGTCAATACCAGTGGAACTCAGCCACTAGAGAAGAAATCAGGAGCCATAGAACAGAAGGTCAGTGCTGGTCAGTTGAAGTTAGTTTCTAATGGAGGTTCAGATTTGCCAACTCCTCAGCCTGCTGACTATGGAAGCAATGCCAATGAATCACCTGGTCTCAAACTTCCAAATGTGGAAGAGATTCATGGAAATAATTTTTTACCAATTAGGAAAGACATAGATGAGAAACCAATACCAActtcaccaacttccttgaatACCCCAGCCAAATCCTTGGGGCTGGTTTGTGAACCCTCTTCTGGTGAGTTATCAAGTGAAACATTTGCTCAGCCCATTAAAAGTTCTCAAGCATCAATAGGTGATGATAAATCCTCAACAAAAGCAGAGCCTCCAGAAGAATCCCAAACAATGGCTGATAATTCTAGTATTCCTAAACCCCCTGACATTCCTCGAATTGTTTATCAGAAAATGGTTTCTGAAGGCCCCGAAATACCCTCCTCAACAGCAAGTGCTCATGATACTTCAAACGTGAAGAAAGATGGCCATGAAGTTCTGCAGGAGAATaatgttgaaaattttgaagcTAGCATCATAAATAGAGAGCAGCCCGGTGCTTCTTCCAATGACTTGCATAACGTTGAATGGATTGGAGACCAATATCAGATTTTAGATAGGAGGGCATATTACAAATCCTGTAGAGTTGATGGTGCGACATATAAAGTTGAAGAATTTGCTCTTTTTCAATCCAGCAACGGGAAATTGATGCCCTATAGGCTTCAT TCCTTCAGCCATGAATATGAAAGTGGGTTGAAATGGGCTATTCTTAAGAAGTGTTACTTTTATGAGGACTTGCCAAAGGAAGTTGCCCATCTCTGCCCGTGCTCCCCTGAAGAACATGAG GTATATACATCCGATGGCTATATTTGTTTAGATCTGGGCTTAATTCGAGGACCATGTGAAGTTCTTTCTGTTGCCAAGTATAAAGAAGAACTTGAAAGACGAAAACAATTGGGTCCTGGGGAAGATAATGGAATAAAGCCAATTTTCCTGTGCAA ATGGTTTTATACTGAAGCTAGCAAGGAGTTTGTACCTTTTACTGGCGCCATTTGTGAAAACTTCTCAGTGACGCAG AGTCAACCTTTGCAAGAACAAATACAGAGTCAACCTTTGAAAGAACAAATACAGAGTCAACCTTTGAAAGAACAAATACAGAGTCAACCTTTGCAAGAACAAATACATAGTCAACCTTTGCAAGAACAAATACAGACTCAAACTTTGCAAGAACAAATACAGACTCAAACTTTGCAAGAACAAATAGAGAGTCAACCTTTGCAAGAACAAATAGAGAGTCAACATTTGCAAGAACAAATACAGAGTCAACCTTTGCAAGAACAAGTTGATGGATGA